One Brassica napus cultivar Da-Ae chromosome C2, Da-Ae, whole genome shotgun sequence DNA window includes the following coding sequences:
- the LOC106403396 gene encoding uncharacterized protein LOC106403396: MARERQEGQLVTPKVRSATKADVTTVSGAMLRSDAAWSETLSRAGLGWILTQNDVSTGFSRLENNVPSPLMAEGLALRDAIQKSVELGVKNLQVESDSKILINSILNGNDVPELYGIVADILLCSVLFDSISFRWISREKKFAVDLVAKQLLGVSEALMTFN; encoded by the coding sequence ATGGCAAGGGAACGGCAAGAAGGACAATTAGTAACTCCAAAGGTGAGGTCTGCAACCAAGGCTGACGTGACTACTGTCTCAGGTGCTATGCTTAGATCTGATGCAGCATGGAGTGAAACACTTTCGCGAGCTGGTCTGGGATGGATCTTAACACAGAATGATGTGTCAACTGGCTTCTCACGGTTGGAGAACAATGTACCCTCTCCTCTCATGGCAGAGGGACTTGCATTACGGGATGCTATTCAAAAAAGCGTGGAACTGGGAGTAAAGAACTTGCAGGTGGAATCAGACTCGAAAATTCTTATCAACAGCATCTTAAACGGCAACGATGTCCCGGAACTTTACGGAATAGTCGCAGATATTCTACTTTGCTCTGTTTTGTTTGATTCTATCTCTTTTAGATGGAtttctagagaaaaaaaatttgctGTTGATTTAGTAGCAAAGCAGTTGTTGGGTGTAAGTGAGGCTTTAATGACCTTTAACTAA